One part of the Lytechinus pictus isolate F3 Inbred chromosome 3, Lp3.0, whole genome shotgun sequence genome encodes these proteins:
- the LOC129255744 gene encoding uncharacterized protein LOC129255744, which translates to MVTCRKNFKHLVAGTSLQRKDASFPDKRSRKYLLPGFKHVFLIRNPVAVFTSYRKCAYQQLTRVGIRTCDSEDDDEFDIEYDNPVINPSRFFTDIVEMFHYVRDNLDPDPIVINTDDLLANPTEVLKKFCHLTRLPYSDSLLQWDASKDIINNWKTANDEYIKTSAFYEAAVASDRFLPPKTAIPFEKLTPDTRRLANQSMPYFEVINQYKI; encoded by the coding sequence ATGGTAACCTGCAGAAAGAACTTCAAGCATCTAGTAGCAGGTACATCTTTGCAAAGGAAGGATGCATCCTTTCCCGACAAGCGTTCACGGAAATACCTATTACCTGGCTTCAAGCATGTATTTCTCATTCGGAATCCTGTAGCAGTGTTCACATCCTACAGGAAATGTGCCTACCAACAACTGACGAGGGTCGGTATCAGAACATGCGATTCCGAAGACGATGACGAGTTCGACATTGAATACGACAACCCTGTCATAAACCCGAGCCGATTCTTCACGGATATAGTAGAAATGTTTCACTACGTCCGTGATAATTTGGATCCTGATCCGATCGTCATCAACACTGACGATCTGTTGGCCAACCCCACTGAGGTGCTGAAGAAGTTCTGTCACCTGACCCGTCTTCCGTACAGTGATTCCCTTCTTCAGTGGGATGCCTCTAAAGATATCATCAACAACTGGAAGACAGCGAACGATGAATACATCAAGACCAGTGCCTTCTACGAAGCAGCAGTCGCATCTGACAGGTTTCTGCCGCCAAAAACAGCAATTCCCTTTGAAAAGTTAACACCAGATACCAGAAGACTAGCAAACCAGTCTATGCCATACTTTGAAGtaataaatcaatataaaatataa